A region of Rhizorhabdus wittichii RW1 DNA encodes the following proteins:
- a CDS encoding TonB-dependent receptor (PFAM: TonB-dependent receptor; TonB-dependent receptor, plug), whose product MTKFKALGSTAIIGCMALALISPAHAQDAAAPAADGDEIIVTAQGREQNLQDVPVSVSAATGISLQKQAITTLEALSVRQPNFRISQSPASDYVVIRGIGSSANIGFEQSVGTFVDGVYRGRSRSTRAALFDLERVEILKGPQTTYFGNNSIAGALNITTRKPGRDLAVNGTASYFPNTGEYLVEGGITLPVTDRLSLRLAARQSGMDGYIKNIQTGKDGPHLNDRIGRVSMAWAPTDGIEIDARLDVGRMRDTSVFNVELLDCPTSAPFAGPAGPCARYLNASGGSVDSKLDRVSGANPSYFDYDMVEGVWGMKIAAGDNTLTLTTGYFHHKYHLLNDPVPVPGTRGGSAVGTTTALPIALFEKYDQVSQELRFASPEDRTISYMFGAYYQYGKLTTNLIQGFYFAPVAAATGGLIPLATPVAGSITTTERSDVFSGFAAATWRATDALRVNVGGRFSLVDKHDARATQMGTAASIPSLANFVPFTVALTQLYAASGINPGNYAVPNRSDHAFLPSASIQYDLSRNAMAYVSYVEGFKAGGYSIGTTNSSFDPERVKSYELGIKADLLDRLLTVNLAGFYSRYRNLQETATVTSGTVVRQFVTNAAKSKVKGVELGLTVRPSSNVTLTSNVAYLSSRYADYPNAPCTTTQQALAPVCVQDLSGARRAFAPKLSGNVGMNVTQPLGRYQLSFDANGYFTTRFLQIATGDYRISQEGNVKIDARIGFGPADGPWELAVVGKNLTNKLTAGYRQVVPGATGSLAAMADAPRSIGLQGSFHF is encoded by the coding sequence ATGACCAAGTTCAAAGCGCTCGGTTCGACGGCCATCATTGGATGCATGGCCCTCGCTCTCATAAGCCCGGCCCATGCGCAGGACGCCGCCGCTCCAGCCGCCGACGGCGACGAGATCATCGTCACCGCCCAGGGGCGCGAGCAGAATCTTCAGGACGTGCCGGTCTCCGTATCGGCCGCCACCGGCATCAGCCTTCAGAAGCAGGCGATCACGACGCTCGAGGCGCTCTCGGTGCGCCAGCCGAACTTCCGCATCTCGCAATCGCCGGCGTCGGACTATGTCGTGATCCGCGGCATCGGCTCCTCGGCCAATATCGGCTTCGAGCAGTCGGTCGGCACCTTCGTCGACGGCGTCTATCGTGGCCGCTCCCGTTCGACCCGCGCCGCCCTGTTCGACCTGGAGCGCGTCGAGATCCTCAAGGGTCCGCAGACGACCTATTTCGGCAACAACTCCATCGCCGGCGCGCTCAACATCACCACCCGCAAGCCCGGTCGCGATCTCGCGGTGAACGGCACCGCCTCCTATTTCCCGAACACCGGCGAATATCTCGTCGAGGGCGGGATCACCCTGCCGGTCACCGACCGCCTTTCCCTGCGTCTCGCCGCCCGCCAGTCGGGCATGGACGGCTATATCAAGAACATCCAGACCGGGAAGGACGGGCCCCATCTCAACGACAGGATCGGTCGCGTCTCGATGGCCTGGGCGCCGACGGACGGGATCGAGATCGACGCCCGCCTCGATGTCGGGCGGATGCGCGATACCTCGGTGTTCAACGTCGAACTGCTCGACTGCCCGACGTCCGCACCCTTCGCCGGTCCGGCGGGGCCGTGCGCCCGCTATCTGAACGCCAGCGGAGGCTCGGTCGACAGCAAGCTCGATCGCGTGAGCGGCGCCAATCCCTCCTACTTCGACTACGACATGGTCGAAGGCGTGTGGGGGATGAAGATCGCGGCGGGCGACAACACGCTCACCCTGACGACCGGATATTTCCACCACAAATATCACCTGCTCAACGACCCGGTCCCCGTGCCCGGGACGCGCGGCGGCAGCGCCGTCGGCACCACCACCGCGCTTCCGATCGCGCTGTTCGAGAAATATGACCAGGTGAGCCAGGAGCTTCGCTTCGCCTCGCCCGAGGACCGGACGATCAGCTACATGTTCGGCGCCTATTACCAATATGGCAAGCTGACGACCAACCTCATCCAGGGCTTCTATTTCGCTCCGGTCGCCGCGGCCACGGGCGGCCTCATCCCGCTGGCCACGCCGGTGGCCGGCAGCATCACCACCACCGAGCGCAGCGACGTCTTCTCGGGCTTCGCCGCCGCCACCTGGCGCGCGACCGACGCCCTGCGCGTCAATGTGGGGGGCCGCTTCTCGCTGGTCGACAAGCATGATGCGCGCGCTACCCAGATGGGGACGGCGGCCTCGATCCCGTCGCTCGCCAATTTCGTGCCGTTCACCGTCGCGCTTACCCAGCTCTACGCGGCGAGCGGCATCAATCCCGGCAATTACGCGGTGCCGAACCGCTCCGACCATGCGTTCCTGCCGAGCGCGAGCATCCAATATGATCTGTCGCGAAACGCCATGGCCTACGTCTCCTATGTCGAAGGCTTCAAGGCTGGCGGCTACTCGATCGGGACGACCAATTCGAGCTTCGATCCCGAACGGGTGAAATCCTACGAGCTCGGGATCAAGGCCGACCTTCTCGATCGCCTGCTGACGGTCAACCTGGCCGGCTTCTACAGCCGTTACCGCAATCTCCAGGAGACCGCGACCGTCACCTCGGGCACGGTGGTGCGCCAGTTCGTGACGAACGCCGCCAAGTCCAAGGTCAAGGGCGTCGAGCTCGGGCTGACCGTGCGGCCGAGCTCGAACGTCACCCTGACCTCGAACGTCGCCTATCTGTCGTCGCGCTACGCCGATTATCCCAATGCGCCCTGCACGACGACGCAGCAGGCGCTGGCGCCGGTGTGCGTGCAGGACCTGTCGGGAGCGCGGCGGGCCTTCGCGCCGAAGCTGAGCGGAAATGTCGGCATGAACGTCACCCAGCCGCTCGGCCGCTACCAGCTCAGCTTCGACGCCAATGGCTACTTCACCACCCGCTTCCTCCAGATCGCGACCGGCGACTATCGCATCTCGCAGGAGGGCAACGTCAAGATCGACGCGCGGATCGGCTTCGGTCCGGCCGACGGCCCATGGGAACTGGCCGTCGTCGGCAAGAACCTCACCAACAAGCTGACCGCGGGCTATCGTCAGGTGGTGCCGGGCGCGACAGGCAGCCTCGCCGCCATGGCCGATGCCCCGCGCTCGATCGGCCTGCAGGGTTCGTTCCATTTCTAA
- a CDS encoding protein of unknown function DUF849 (PFAM: protein of unknown function DUF849) produces the protein MSQTRKVIITCAVTGSIHTPSMSAHLPVSAVEIADAAVEAAEAGAAIVHLHARNPLDGRPDQSAEAFAPIIDRIEKRSDVVMNITTGGSPFMTVEQRLRPAAHFKPELASLNMGSMNFGLFPMLERYQHFRHPWEARMLADSRDVVFKNTYQDIAHVIETLGGHGTRFEFECYDTAHLHNLHYFWREGLVKGPLFIQTVFGLLGGIGSHPDEVLHLKRTADRLFGTDYVWSVLGAGAAQLRIAAMAAAMGGHVRVGLEDSLWAGPGRLAKSNAEQVVQVRHIIEGLGLEVATPDEARALLALRGDGSAAA, from the coding sequence ATGTCCCAAACCCGTAAAGTCATCATCACCTGCGCCGTCACGGGCTCGATCCATACGCCGTCCATGTCGGCGCATCTGCCGGTCTCCGCCGTCGAGATCGCCGATGCCGCCGTCGAGGCCGCCGAGGCGGGCGCGGCGATCGTCCATCTCCATGCGCGGAATCCCCTGGACGGCCGGCCCGACCAAAGCGCCGAGGCCTTCGCCCCGATCATCGATCGGATCGAAAAGCGCAGCGACGTCGTCATGAACATCACCACCGGCGGCTCGCCGTTCATGACGGTCGAACAGCGCCTGCGCCCCGCCGCCCATTTCAAGCCCGAGCTCGCCAGCCTGAACATGGGCAGCATGAATTTCGGCCTCTTCCCGATGCTCGAGCGCTACCAGCATTTCCGCCACCCATGGGAGGCACGGATGCTGGCCGACAGCCGCGACGTGGTGTTCAAGAACACCTATCAGGACATCGCCCATGTCATCGAAACCCTCGGCGGCCACGGCACCCGGTTCGAGTTCGAATGCTACGATACCGCCCACCTCCACAACCTTCACTATTTCTGGCGCGAAGGCCTGGTGAAGGGGCCCTTGTTCATCCAGACGGTCTTCGGACTTCTCGGCGGGATCGGGTCCCATCCCGATGAGGTCCTGCACCTGAAGCGCACCGCCGACCGGTTGTTCGGAACCGACTATGTCTGGTCGGTGCTGGGGGCCGGGGCGGCCCAGTTGCGGATAGCGGCGATGGCGGCGGCCATGGGGGGCCATGTCCGGGTCGGGCTGGAGGATTCGCTCTGGGCGGGTCCCGGACGCCTGGCGAAATCCAACGCGGAACAGGTCGTCCAGGTCCGTCACATCATCGAAGGCCTCGGGCTGGAGGTCGCAACCCCCGACGAAGCGCGCGCGCTGCTGGCGTTGCGGGGCGATGGGAGCGCCGCCGCGTGA
- a CDS encoding Glyoxalase/bleomycin resistance protein/dioxygenase (PFAM: Glyoxalase/bleomycin resistance protein/dioxygenase): MPIANGVNHLALSTRDMKGQIQFFSEVCGMELMGLFWMHGTNGAFHCFLKLNDQSYMSFVQTPDMGEKEAVKGVSYASHLVAGAAPGAFQHVAFNVGTQAELLALRDRIRRAGYQVIGTMDHGICKSIYLNAPENIIMEFTSNEGGAELTADMWVDPECARLCGFSQEELDRCLRPAPLELTGGVVPNPATPRLPLELVPEEVRATTLALSDEEFSKKMDYTIPPNAAKVA, translated from the coding sequence ATGCCGATCGCCAACGGGGTCAATCATCTGGCGCTGTCCACGCGGGACATGAAGGGGCAGATCCAGTTCTTCAGCGAAGTCTGCGGAATGGAGCTGATGGGCCTGTTCTGGATGCATGGCACAAACGGCGCGTTCCATTGCTTCCTCAAGCTCAACGACCAAAGCTATATGAGCTTCGTGCAGACCCCCGACATGGGGGAGAAGGAAGCCGTCAAGGGCGTCAGCTACGCCTCCCACCTCGTCGCCGGCGCGGCGCCCGGCGCTTTCCAGCATGTCGCCTTCAACGTCGGTACCCAGGCCGAGCTTCTCGCGCTGCGCGATCGCATTCGCCGCGCCGGCTATCAGGTGATCGGCACGATGGATCACGGCATCTGCAAATCGATCTATCTCAACGCGCCCGAGAACATCATCATGGAGTTCACCTCCAACGAGGGCGGCGCGGAACTGACCGCCGACATGTGGGTCGATCCCGAATGCGCGCGGCTGTGCGGCTTCTCGCAGGAAGAACTCGATCGCTGCCTTCGCCCTGCTCCGCTGGAACTGACCGGCGGCGTGGTTCCGAACCCGGCCACGCCCCGCCTGCCCCTCGAACTGGTGCCCGAGGAGGTTCGCGCGACGACGCTGGCCCTGTCGGACGAGGAGTTCAGCAAGAAGATGGATTACACCATCCCGCCGAACGCCGCCAAAGTCGCCTGA
- a CDS encoding ferredoxin (PFAM: ferredoxin; cytochrome P450; oxidoreductase FAD/NAD(P)-binding domain protein; Oxidoreductase FAD-binding domain protein), whose product MSQIESASPSARCPFHAATDPEIARAVADFDVFEGPFTVDPAAAMRLFRERRPIFFSPKLGYWVVSRYEDVKDVFRDTGTFSPANALEKVTPSSAEASAILASHDYAMNRTLVNEDEPAHMERRRALLHSFLPAELEKHAPMVRRLVARFVDRFVDRGEADLVDELLWEVPLTVALHFLGVPEDDMDVLRRYSIAHTVNTWGRPSPDQQVAVAEAVGNFWTYSGQVLDRMRLDPSGDGWMEYALRRQRELPDVVTDSYLHSMMMAGIVAAHETTAHATANALRLLLEDRKAWDEVCRDAALIPNAVEECLRLSGSIIAWRRVALKDVEIAGQPIAAGDRILVVMTSANHDGRHFENPDMLDIRRDNTTDHLSFGYGAHQCLGKNLARMEMRILLEELSRRLPHMRLAEQRFDYLPTISFRGPDHLRVVWDPARNPERADDRAKTPRPLQLLGSPPRSSLARPVRVAAIDALTDDVVQIALADPEGHDLPPWSAGAHVDLLVGGFQRKYSLCGDPGDRKRYVVAVKRDAAGRGGSLHIHAELRAGDTIGILGPKNLFRLPDGSERIILVAGGIGITPIIAMADRLKSQGRRYEVHYCGRTRAAMAYADRLERDHAAAAHVHVGEEGRRLDLAALVGAGREAIVACGPDRMIDALQALCADAPDRLRFEHFAAVETLLDPAVEAPFEAELRDSGLTLTVPADRTLLQVLREAGIDLPSDCEEGLCGSCEVGVVDGEVDHRDMVLTAKERAENKRMMACCSRSRNGRIGLSL is encoded by the coding sequence ATGAGCCAGATCGAAAGCGCATCGCCATCGGCGAGGTGCCCCTTCCACGCCGCCACCGACCCGGAGATTGCCCGCGCCGTGGCGGATTTCGACGTGTTCGAGGGGCCGTTCACGGTCGATCCGGCGGCCGCGATGCGCCTGTTTCGCGAACGCCGGCCGATCTTCTTCAGCCCGAAGCTCGGCTATTGGGTGGTCAGCCGCTACGAGGACGTGAAGGACGTGTTCCGCGACACCGGCACCTTCTCGCCCGCCAATGCGCTGGAGAAGGTCACGCCGAGCTCGGCGGAGGCGAGCGCGATCCTGGCCTCGCACGATTATGCGATGAACCGGACGCTGGTGAACGAGGACGAGCCCGCGCACATGGAGCGGCGCCGCGCCCTGCTCCACAGCTTCCTGCCCGCCGAGCTGGAGAAGCACGCGCCGATGGTGCGCCGGCTGGTCGCGCGGTTCGTCGACCGCTTCGTCGACCGTGGCGAGGCCGATCTCGTCGACGAGCTGCTCTGGGAGGTTCCGCTGACGGTGGCGCTCCATTTCCTCGGCGTTCCCGAGGACGACATGGACGTGCTGCGCCGCTATTCGATCGCGCACACCGTCAACACCTGGGGCCGTCCCTCGCCCGACCAGCAGGTCGCGGTGGCCGAGGCGGTCGGCAATTTCTGGACCTATTCGGGCCAGGTGCTCGATCGGATGCGGCTCGATCCGTCGGGCGACGGGTGGATGGAATATGCCCTGCGCCGACAGCGGGAGCTGCCCGACGTCGTCACCGATTCCTACCTGCATTCGATGATGATGGCCGGCATCGTCGCCGCCCACGAGACGACCGCGCATGCCACCGCCAACGCGCTGCGGCTGCTGCTCGAAGATCGCAAGGCCTGGGACGAGGTCTGCCGGGACGCCGCGCTGATCCCCAATGCGGTGGAAGAATGCCTGCGCCTGTCGGGCTCGATCATCGCCTGGCGCCGCGTCGCCCTCAAGGATGTCGAGATCGCGGGCCAGCCGATCGCCGCGGGCGACAGGATCCTCGTCGTGATGACCTCGGCGAATCATGACGGACGGCATTTCGAGAACCCCGACATGCTCGATATCCGGCGCGACAACACCACCGATCATCTGTCGTTCGGCTATGGCGCGCACCAATGCCTGGGCAAGAATCTCGCCCGGATGGAAATGCGCATCCTGCTGGAGGAACTGTCGCGCCGGCTGCCGCACATGCGGCTGGCCGAACAGCGGTTCGACTATCTGCCGACGATCTCGTTCCGCGGCCCGGACCATCTGCGCGTCGTCTGGGACCCGGCCCGCAATCCGGAGCGCGCCGACGATCGGGCGAAGACGCCCCGTCCGCTGCAGCTGCTCGGCTCGCCGCCCCGCAGCAGCCTCGCCCGCCCCGTTCGGGTCGCGGCGATCGACGCCCTGACCGACGACGTCGTCCAGATCGCCCTGGCCGATCCGGAGGGGCACGACCTGCCGCCGTGGAGCGCGGGCGCGCATGTCGACCTGCTCGTGGGCGGCTTCCAGCGCAAATATTCGCTGTGCGGCGATCCCGGGGACCGCAAGCGCTACGTCGTCGCGGTCAAGCGCGACGCGGCCGGCCGGGGAGGCTCGCTCCACATCCATGCCGAGCTGCGGGCCGGCGACACCATCGGCATCCTCGGCCCGAAGAACCTGTTCCGCCTGCCCGACGGATCGGAGCGGATCATATTGGTGGCCGGCGGCATCGGCATCACGCCGATCATCGCGATGGCCGACCGGCTGAAAAGCCAGGGCCGCCGCTATGAGGTCCATTATTGCGGGCGGACCCGCGCGGCGATGGCCTATGCCGATCGCCTCGAACGCGATCATGCCGCCGCCGCGCATGTCCATGTCGGCGAGGAAGGCCGCCGTCTCGACCTGGCGGCGCTGGTCGGCGCGGGGAGGGAGGCGATTGTCGCCTGCGGGCCGGACCGGATGATCGACGCCTTGCAGGCGCTCTGCGCCGACGCGCCCGACCGGCTGCGCTTCGAGCATTTCGCGGCGGTCGAAACGCTGCTCGATCCCGCGGTCGAAGCGCCCTTCGAAGCCGAGCTGCGCGACTCCGGCCTGACCCTCACCGTGCCGGCCGACAGGACGTTGCTCCAGGTGCTGCGCGAGGCCGGCATCGACCTGCCCTCGGATTGCGAGGAGGGCCTGTGCGGCTCGTGCGAGGTCGGCGTGGTCGACGGGGAGGTCGACCACAGGGACATGGTGCTGACCGCGAAGGAGCGCGCCGAGAACAAGCGGATGATGGCCTGCTGCTCGCGGAGCCGGAACGGGCGGATCGGCCTGAGCCTGTAG
- a CDS encoding Ankyrin (PFAM: Ankyrin) translates to MRRLWRATMLVMMLALAPRVFASPVCPQDRDAALACAAAAGDLAAVTQAIAAGADVNATVTLGAEEDVSPLSAAVFSRSLDVVDALIASGADPALSDHDALMRAALLDDGPIFARIVAAIGKPDADAPPLALWVARRLPAARAAAMRAAFLDAIVSDDAAAQARSIAGAMIIMQGLQEKPDGTAFEQMLAALVAQGHDLAAVDDEGDSLATLAAARNDGDLLAVLATRYGITAGTTPGQLQARLVASAARGELADVEALLAAGAKADAPAPDGRLALPEAAVSGSVDTVRRLLAAGAGVDTAGTDQPRALVAAVESGKLTIVAALLDAGARNVAGQEPTDWALRAAVRAGWPQVVQYLVQRGADINEADQAGRSVLHGMVLHDAFMSPRRTLGAAQYSMPQVVRDLGYDFANPRFSGNALSSNMMIGKTDFAFLDALYAAGARAGTGELRLAILHENRAMLDWVLTHGARDLASGLLGEAVDRLPRETPALALLDAGARPAPGAPSLAMLREMAVWGGDRVLARLLAAGLEVPAPNRFEVLQQMVDRGRANMLKLLIESGVDPSASNDYGETVLHRFVRDDARATGTSVVLTAPRIAALAVLVNAGLDVQKRNRFGQTAAAMAAAKPATVTRLDAVYAAVDTGGGTLHAAVRADDRFKVAQLLDTGADIDAADGFGRTPLTLALQLGRDAISEHLLLQGAAISFEARNGFQRADVDYPRSARVDTALRIRLLRDKRIDLGPAGAQQAAEEVLRHFAANQAQVLPDLVWSLKCVSRPPTCFGEVITLRGDPSTANPLRSASMKELATSSRRPIDDGERFALQQEWIYQGIIHSIEGELRVPACAFDAPGNPTCYGEVEIFNPNEAYGLPLREGLGGPENVPAMPLVVVQNGQSENVYPGTSRRFDRSKGLVTVKLGPRQSRLFGAETRIRWHRGPPRLSTTYEDRLRTQTYVEIARLQDRLRRIDAALGGSVPDAEDLLIERKTLNAAIRVRSADAALAYPAGVANDLRRRLVDLASIDQNLVALHGALNADGILTADEVDVQIAWIKARLTGCAADGCLDLRNTLAMLERARAALSASSNAVHILLGQFEDEIDRQVRDYQSLILEYAQFVDPATLAAMVPQTTRDIIRSKLSPRDTLIPDQAAGNGGVALRAQFGLPDPAS, encoded by the coding sequence ATGCGACGACTGTGGCGCGCGACCATGCTCGTGATGATGCTGGCGCTCGCCCCCCGCGTCTTCGCTTCTCCCGTCTGCCCGCAGGACCGGGACGCCGCGCTCGCCTGCGCCGCGGCGGCCGGCGATCTCGCGGCGGTGACCCAGGCGATCGCCGCCGGGGCCGACGTAAACGCCACCGTCACGCTCGGTGCCGAGGAGGACGTCTCCCCGCTCAGCGCGGCGGTCTTCTCCAGATCGCTCGACGTCGTCGACGCCCTGATCGCCAGCGGCGCCGATCCCGCACTGAGCGATCATGATGCGCTGATGCGCGCCGCGCTGCTCGACGACGGCCCCATCTTCGCGCGGATCGTGGCCGCGATCGGCAAGCCGGACGCCGATGCCCCTCCGCTGGCCCTGTGGGTCGCCCGCCGATTGCCGGCCGCCCGCGCCGCGGCGATGCGCGCTGCCTTCCTCGACGCGATCGTGTCGGACGACGCGGCGGCGCAGGCGCGTTCGATCGCCGGGGCGATGATCATCATGCAGGGCCTGCAGGAAAAGCCCGACGGTACCGCTTTCGAGCAGATGCTGGCGGCGCTCGTCGCGCAAGGCCATGACCTCGCGGCCGTCGACGACGAAGGCGACAGCCTCGCCACGCTCGCCGCAGCCCGCAACGACGGCGATCTCCTCGCCGTGCTCGCCACGCGATATGGCATCACCGCGGGGACGACGCCGGGGCAACTCCAGGCCCGGCTCGTCGCGTCGGCCGCGCGCGGCGAGCTCGCCGACGTCGAAGCGCTGCTCGCCGCCGGCGCCAAGGCCGACGCCCCCGCGCCCGACGGGCGGCTCGCCCTGCCCGAGGCCGCGGTGTCGGGCAGCGTCGATACGGTGCGCCGGCTCCTCGCCGCGGGCGCCGGCGTCGATACCGCCGGCACCGATCAGCCGCGCGCGCTGGTCGCGGCCGTCGAGAGCGGGAAGCTGACGATCGTCGCCGCGCTGCTCGATGCGGGCGCGCGCAACGTGGCCGGACAGGAGCCGACCGACTGGGCGCTGCGCGCGGCCGTCCGCGCCGGCTGGCCGCAGGTGGTGCAATATCTCGTCCAGCGCGGCGCCGACATCAACGAAGCCGATCAGGCGGGGCGCTCGGTGCTCCACGGCATGGTCCTGCACGACGCCTTCATGTCGCCCCGTCGTACGCTCGGCGCGGCGCAGTACAGCATGCCGCAGGTGGTGCGCGACCTCGGCTACGACTTCGCCAATCCCAGGTTCAGCGGCAACGCGCTCAGCTCGAACATGATGATCGGCAAGACCGATTTCGCCTTTCTCGACGCCCTCTACGCCGCCGGCGCGCGCGCCGGCACCGGCGAGCTGCGCCTAGCGATCCTCCATGAGAACCGGGCGATGCTCGACTGGGTGCTCACCCATGGCGCGCGCGACCTCGCCAGCGGCCTGCTCGGCGAAGCCGTAGACCGGCTGCCGCGCGAGACCCCGGCGCTGGCGCTGCTCGATGCGGGCGCGCGCCCGGCGCCCGGTGCGCCGAGCCTCGCCATGCTGCGGGAGATGGCGGTCTGGGGCGGCGACAGGGTCCTTGCGCGGCTGCTCGCTGCGGGGCTCGAGGTTCCCGCTCCCAACCGGTTCGAGGTGCTCCAGCAGATGGTCGATCGCGGCCGGGCCAACATGCTCAAACTGCTGATCGAAAGCGGCGTCGATCCCTCGGCCAGCAATGATTATGGGGAGACGGTCCTCCACCGCTTCGTCCGCGACGACGCGCGGGCGACGGGTACGAGCGTCGTGCTGACCGCACCGCGCATCGCCGCGCTGGCGGTGCTCGTCAATGCCGGCCTCGACGTCCAGAAGCGTAACCGCTTCGGCCAGACCGCGGCGGCGATGGCTGCGGCGAAACCCGCCACGGTCACCCGCCTGGACGCGGTCTATGCCGCCGTCGACACCGGCGGCGGCACGCTCCACGCCGCGGTGCGCGCGGACGACCGGTTCAAGGTTGCGCAGCTCCTCGACACGGGCGCGGACATCGACGCGGCCGACGGCTTCGGCCGGACGCCGCTGACCCTGGCGCTCCAGCTCGGCCGCGATGCGATCTCGGAACATCTGCTGCTCCAGGGCGCCGCGATCAGCTTCGAGGCGCGCAACGGCTTCCAGCGCGCCGATGTCGACTATCCGCGTTCGGCGCGGGTCGACACCGCGCTGCGCATCCGCCTGCTGCGCGACAAGCGCATCGACCTGGGGCCGGCCGGCGCGCAACAGGCCGCCGAGGAGGTGCTGCGGCACTTCGCCGCCAACCAGGCCCAGGTGCTCCCCGACCTCGTCTGGTCGCTCAAATGCGTGTCGCGCCCGCCGACCTGCTTCGGCGAAGTCATCACCCTGCGCGGCGACCCTTCGACGGCCAATCCGCTACGCTCGGCGAGCATGAAGGAACTGGCGACCTCGTCGCGCAGGCCGATCGACGACGGGGAGCGCTTCGCCCTGCAACAGGAATGGATCTACCAGGGGATCATCCACTCGATCGAAGGCGAGCTGCGCGTCCCGGCCTGCGCCTTCGACGCGCCGGGCAACCCGACCTGCTATGGCGAGGTCGAGATATTCAACCCCAACGAGGCCTACGGCCTTCCCCTGCGCGAAGGGCTGGGCGGCCCCGAGAACGTCCCCGCCATGCCGCTGGTCGTCGTCCAGAACGGGCAGAGCGAAAACGTCTATCCCGGAACCTCGCGCCGGTTCGACCGCAGCAAGGGCCTGGTGACGGTCAAGCTCGGCCCGCGCCAGTCGCGCCTGTTCGGGGCGGAGACGCGCATCCGGTGGCACCGCGGCCCTCCCCGCCTGTCGACGACCTATGAGGATCGGCTGCGCACCCAGACCTATGTCGAGATCGCGAGGCTCCAGGATCGGCTGCGCAGGATCGATGCCGCGCTCGGCGGCTCGGTGCCCGATGCCGAGGACCTGCTGATCGAGCGGAAGACGCTGAACGCCGCGATCCGGGTGCGATCGGCCGACGCCGCGCTCGCCTATCCCGCCGGCGTCGCCAACGACCTCCGCCGCCGCCTCGTCGATCTCGCCTCGATCGACCAGAACCTCGTCGCCCTGCACGGCGCGCTCAACGCCGACGGCATCCTCACCGCCGACGAGGTCGACGTCCAGATCGCGTGGATCAAGGCGCGGCTGACGGGCTGCGCGGCCGACGGATGCCTGGACCTGCGCAACACGCTCGCGATGCTCGAACGCGCCCGCGCCGCGCTCTCGGCCAGCTCGAACGCGGTGCATATCCTGCTCGGCCAGTTCGAGGACGAGATCGACCGGCAGGTGCGCGACTATCAGAGCCTGATCCTCGAATATGCGCAGTTCGTCGATCCCGCCACGCTGGCCGCGATGGTGCCGCAGACGACGCGCGACATCATCCGGTCGAAGCTGTCGCCGCGCGACACCCTCATCCCCGACCAGGCGGCCGGCAATGGCGGCGTCGCGTTGCGCGCGCAGTTCGGGCTGCCCGATCCCGCTTCATGA
- a CDS encoding transcriptional regulator, TetR family (PFAM: regulatory protein, TetR), with protein sequence MGTKFDIPRLKLRERTGVYATGRARILQILETAFDIVMTKGYAALSLREIARACEIRVGAVSYYYRTKEDLIRDLLESAVAPYKDFAEDVERNEAIPPEQKFRIMVEMVLEDIRTEKTTKFYPELWALSNHDPFVSNLLDQTYSAQRSVFQRIIRSINPALSEETARDLALYVSSSLEGMTLFVGYERSQADKFDRMNRLAVDNLLDVVRRATDAVFDGADR encoded by the coding sequence ATGGGTACGAAGTTCGACATACCGCGGCTGAAACTGCGCGAGCGCACCGGGGTCTACGCCACCGGCCGGGCGCGCATCCTCCAGATCCTGGAAACCGCCTTCGATATCGTCATGACCAAGGGCTATGCGGCCCTGAGCCTGCGCGAGATCGCCCGCGCCTGCGAGATCCGCGTCGGGGCGGTGAGCTATTATTACCGGACCAAGGAGGACCTGATCCGCGACCTGCTGGAAAGCGCGGTCGCGCCCTACAAGGACTTCGCCGAGGACGTCGAGCGCAACGAGGCGATCCCGCCCGAACAGAAGTTCCGGATCATGGTCGAGATGGTGCTCGAGGACATCCGCACCGAGAAGACCACCAAATTCTACCCCGAGCTCTGGGCGCTCTCCAACCATGACCCGTTCGTGTCCAACCTGCTCGACCAGACCTATTCGGCGCAGCGATCGGTGTTCCAGAGGATCATCCGGTCGATCAACCCGGCGCTGTCGGAGGAGACCGCCCGCGACCTCGCGCTCTACGTGTCGAGCTCGCTCGAAGGCATGACCCTGTTCGTCGGCTATGAGCGGTCGCAGGCGGACAAGTTCGACCGCATGAACAGACTCGCGGTGGACAACCTCCTCGACGTCGTGCGCCGCGCGACCGACGCCGTCTTCGACGGGGCCGATCGCTAG